Proteins encoded together in one Nyctibius grandis isolate bNycGra1 chromosome 1, bNycGra1.pri, whole genome shotgun sequence window:
- the DTL gene encoding denticleless protein homolog, with protein sequence MLCRALLRRASAPPPRRSSPLPLQHLLDSYQCSREDDHLSYGETGMPVPPFGCTFSAAPNLEHILAVANEEGFVRLYDTEAQTTSKLIFKEWQAHSNAVFDLAWVPGEHRIVTASGDQTAKVWDVRAGELLGICKGHQCSLKSVAFSRYEKAVFCTGGRDGNIMVWDTRCNKKDGFYRQVNQISGAHNVVDKQTPSKPKKKRQNLRGLAPLVDFQQSVTVVLLQDEHTLISAGAVDGVIKVWDLRKNYAAYRQDPVPFKSFCYPGTSTRKLGYSSLVFDSTGANLFANCTDDSIYMFNMTSLSTTPVAVFSGHQNSTFYIKSSTSPDDQFLVSGSSDCNAYIWKVSEPSLPPRVLLGHSQEVTSIAWCPSDFTKIATCSDDNTVRIWRLRHRPEEEKRAFSKISLVGWVTQKKPEGQRGAGPSASPQTTPAKAFTVGSVCMSSPQPAACAPIYSGDLPLSTNTPTGALKTQMATARTPAKRSGASPCASPKLISSSKMSIKHWVTRTPCSSPPEVGKKAPSPRKALAEVTQGLLEATCPPKAPHLQFEKRAKRRLDCSKQDDAGQKCLQACSCVTELDHVAKKSKLSLCHLAADQKVCDEGSLSPADLDNDCEGSSRSPKDPSFPGSHINPSDIQTPPHLFRSPCGKDAEVVDKENSSPERKNWLSALGEKLRTGRAGSQSTSNSPRSSCSPGAKRQEAVAAATSLKTAGTASVSMRKICTYFHRKPQND encoded by the exons ATGCTGTGCCGCGCGCTGCTCCGCCGCgcctcggccccgccgcccc GTCGGTCCTCGCCGCTTCCCCTGCAGCATCTCTTGGATAGCTACCAGTGCAGCCGAGAAGATGACCACCTGTCTTACGGGGAAACGGGAATGCCGGTCCCGCCGTTCGGCTGTACCTTTTCTGCAG CCCCAAACTTGGAGCATATACTGGCAGTTGCAAATGAAGAAGGATTTGTTAGACTGTATGATACTGAAGCTCAAACTACCAGCAAACTCATCTTTAAGG aATGGCAGGCTCACTCAAATGCCGTATTTGACCTTGCCTGGGTGCCAGGGGAACACAGGATT gtCACTGCTTCAGGAGATCAGACAGCCAAGGTGTGGGATGTGAGAGCTGGCGAGCTTCTTGGCATATGCAAAGGTCACCAGTGTAGCCTCAAGTCAGTTGCCTTTTCTAGATATGAGAAAG ctGTCTTCTGTACTGGAGGCAGAGATGGAAACATCATGGTTTGGGATACCAGATGCAACAAGAAAG atgGATTTTACAGGCAGGTGAATCAAATCAGTGGAGCACACAATGTGGTTGACAAGCAGACTCCTTCCAAACCAAAGAAGAAGAGGCAGAACCTAAGAGGACTTGCTCCCTTGGTG gatttCCAGCAGAGTGTAACTGTGGTGCTGCTTCAGGACGAGCATACTCTTATCTCTGCAGGAGCCGTTGATGG TGTGATCAAAGTATGGGACCTGCGTAAGAACTATGCCGCTTACCGTCAAGACCCAGTGCCTTTCAAGTCTTTCTGCTACCCTGGGACCAGTACTCGCAAACTTG GATATTCTAGTCTGGTTTTCGATTCCACTGGTGCTAATCTGTTTGCTAACTGCACTGATGACAGTATCTACATGTTCAATATGACAAGTTTAAGCACCACTCCAG TGGCAGTTTTCAGCGGGCACCAGAATTCAACCTTTTACATCAAATCCAGCACCAGCCCAGATGACCAGTTCCTGGTCAGTGGCTCGAGTGACTGCAACGCATACATCTGGAAG GTTTCTGAGCCCAGCCTTCCTCCACGGGTACTCCTTGGTCACTCTCAAGAAGTTACCTCCATTGCTTGGTGTCCTTCAGACTTCActaag atTGCCACGTGCTCTGATGACAACACTGTGAGGATTTGGCGCTTACGACATCGTCCTGAGGAGGAGAAACGAGCATTCAGCAAAATCAGCTTGGTGGGCTGGGTCACTCAGAAGAAACCAGAAGGACAACGTGGAGCAG GACCATCAGCCAGCCCACAGACTACTCCTGCCAAGGCCTTCACAGTGGGCAGCGTGTGCATGTCCTCGCCACAGCCGGCTGCCTGTGCTCCCATTTATTCTGGAGACCTTCCCCTGTCTACAAACACTCCAACGGGTGCTCTCAAAACCCAGATGGCCACAGCCCGCACCCCAGCCAAGCGGAGTGGAGCCAGCCCGTGCGCTTCTCCCAAACTGATCTCTTCCTCCAAAATGTCCATTAAACATTGGGTTACAAGGACTCCGTGCTCTTCTCCTCcagaagtggggaaaaaggcTCCTTCTCCTAGAAAAGCCCTGGCAGAAGTCACCCAAGGTCTCCTGGAAGCCACTTGCCCTCCTAAAGCCCCACACTTGCAGTTTGAAAAGCGTGCCAAGAGAAGGCTTGACTGCAGCAAGCAGGATGATGCAGGGCAGAAGTGTCTGCAGGCCTGTAGCTGTGTGACTGAACTGGACCATGTGGCTAAGAAATCCAAGCTGAGTTTATGTCACTTGGCTGCAGACCAAAAAGTTTGTGATGAAGGCTCTCTCAGCCCAGCTGACTTGGATAACGACTGCGAAGGCTCCAGCCGCAGCCCAAAAGATCCTTCCTTTCCTGGAAGCCATATTAATCCATCAGACATTCAAACTCCCCCCCATCTTTTCAGATCTCCATGCGGGAAAGACGCTGAGGTCGTAGATAAAGAGAATAGttcacctgaaagaaaaaactggTTGTCTGCTCTGGGAGAGAAGCTCCGgactggcagagctggcagccagAGTACGTCAAACAGCCCCCGGTCATCTTGTAGTCCTGGTGCCAAACGACAAGAGGCTGTGGCAGCGGCCACTTCCCTGAAAACT